TACCTACCTGAGTTTTTATCTTGGCTAAGCTATATCTTGTGGCCTTTGTTAGCGCTTACTATCCTAGCGACCTTTTCCTACTTTTTTAGCACTCTAGCTAACTTTATAGCCGCCCCATTTAACGGCTTGCTGGCAGAGAAAGTAGAAGAAATGCTCACTGGTAATAAAATTAATGATGAAGGACTCATGAGCGTTGTCAAAGATGTGCCGAGAATTATGGCGCGCGAATGGCGCAAACTCCTCTACACCTTGCCTAAAGCTATTGGGCTGTTCTTATTACTCTTGATTCCAGCTATCGGCCAGACAATCGGCCCTTTCGCATGGTTTATCTTTACCGCTTGGATGTTGGCGATTCAATATTGTGACTACCCGTTTGATAACCACAAAGTCCCTTTCAACGACATGCGCCTGTCGATGAAACAAAAACAAGGTAAGGCTTACGGCTTTGGCATGCTGGTGTCTTTGTTTACTGCTATTCCAATTTTAAATCTGTTTATCGTCCCTGTCTCAGTATGTGGCGCGACGGCAATGTGGGTGCAAGAGTTTAAACAACATAGCTAGCAAACAAATAACTAAACATAAGCCCCTTGATTGGGGCTTGGTATCACTCAAGGTTTTAATGGCTTACGACTAAAGGACTTATTACCACATTTAGCACAATCGCCGATCACGGTTGGATGGTTGTACTCGGTTTTATGACCACACTGCTCACACACCAATACTCCAAGCCCTATCATTTCACCTGACGTGTAAACACCCTGATGCTCTAAATCTTGGAACAACTCGACCCATTCCACTCTCGTTCGGTCAGTAATGTCCAATAGCCCTTGCCAAATTGAGTTAGCAATCATTAGATAGAAGGGACCGCTTTTACTCTCTTCGTAATTATCAGCAAACTCTTTGAGATCCGATTTAACATACGCGGAGATCAGCGCCATCTCGTCCTTGGTCATGTCGTTCGCAGCTTCCACCACTTGTCCCGACTTTTCAAACACGTGCTGTAACTCTTCTGGACTATGTTTGAGGT
The Vibrio sp. CB1-14 DNA segment above includes these coding regions:
- the cysZ gene encoding sulfate transporter CysZ — translated: MNKANTGFGYFMQGFQIAFMPGIRRYVLMPLLANILLVGSAMYYLFSHLNAWIEGWLGYLPEFLSWLSYILWPLLALTILATFSYFFSTLANFIAAPFNGLLAEKVEEMLTGNKINDEGLMSVVKDVPRIMAREWRKLLYTLPKAIGLFLLLLIPAIGQTIGPFAWFIFTAWMLAIQYCDYPFDNHKVPFNDMRLSMKQKQGKAYGFGMLVSLFTAIPILNLFIVPVSVCGATAMWVQEFKQHS
- a CDS encoding zinc ribbon-containing protein — its product is MPKRKTSYEEMIEDVVENLKHSPEELQHVFEKSGQVVEAANDMTKDEMALISAYVKSDLKEFADNYEESKSGPFYLMIANSIWQGLLDITDRTRVEWVELFQDLEHQGVYTSGEMIGLGVLVCEQCGHKTEYNHPTVIGDCAKCGNKSFSRKPLKP